In the Euphorbia lathyris chromosome 5, ddEupLath1.1, whole genome shotgun sequence genome, one interval contains:
- the LOC136228702 gene encoding GTP-binding protein At2g22870, with protein sequence MLVRNRIFNLISPPFLPFSSTKSLQSTLSFNYTQSSRNLNPNPHVSASKTAKPSTSDAALSSRTVLFVPPGVDPDEVTEDKVLPGSNIVLGPYAGHSQIKEVEFIKSSSRARDCPSDDRPEFAILGRSNVGKSSLINALVRKKEVALTSKKPGKTQLINHFLVNKSWYMVDLPGYGFAKASGSARTDWSSFTKGYFLNRETLVAVLLLIDASVPPQKIDLDCAYWLERNNIPLTFVFTKCDKIKGGKGKRPDENIRNFQELIGQNYRQHPPWIMTSSVTGLGRDELLLHISQLRNYWDQ encoded by the exons ATGTTAGTCCGAAACCGTATATTCAACCTCATATCACCTccatttcttccattttcttccACTAAATCTCTCCAATCTACTCTCTCTTTCAACTATACCCAGAGTTCTCGTAATCTCAATCCAAATCCCCATGTCTCTGCTTCAAAAACCGCTAAACCGTCCACCTCAGACGCCGCCCTCTCTTCACGGACCGTACTCTTCGTGCCGCCGGGGGTCGACCCCGACGAGGTGACGGAGGATAAGGTTTTGCCAGGGTCTAACATCGTTCTTGGACCTTATGCGGGCCATTCACAGATTAAGGAAGTAGAATTCATTAAGAGTAGTAGTCGGGCGAGAGATTGCCCCAGCGACGACCGACCTGAGTTTGCCATTCTGGGTCGGTCCAATGTGGGCAAGTCTTCACTTATTAATGCTCTGGTTAGAAAGAAGGAAGTTGCGCTCACATCTAAAAAACCAG GTAAGACTCAACTGATAAACCATTTCCTGGTGAATAAAAGCTGGTACATGGTGGATTTGCCTGGTTACGG GTTTGCTAAAGCTTCAGGTTCTGCTCGAACAGATTGGTCATCATTCACGAAAGGCTATTTTCTGAACAGAGAAACACTTGTTGCTGTGCTACTTCTAATAGATGCAAGTGTTCCCCCTCAAAAGATTGACTTAGATTGTGCTTATTGGCTTGAACGTAACAAT ATACCATTAACTTTTGTCTTCACAAAGTGTGACAAAATCAAAGGGGGGAAAGGAAAAAGGCCTGATGAGAACATCAGGAATTTCCAGGAGTTGATTGGACAAAACTACCGGCAACATCCCCCATGGATCATGACTAGTAGTGTCACTGGTCTGGGCAGAGATGAACTTCTACTACATATTTCACAGCTAAGGAATTACTGGGATCAGTAA